In Pongo abelii isolate AG06213 chromosome 5, NHGRI_mPonAbe1-v2.0_pri, whole genome shotgun sequence, a single genomic region encodes these proteins:
- the LOC129059817 gene encoding large ribosomal subunit protein eL42-like, with product MVEAFCANNAPANIVSVPKTQWIFCKKCGKHQPHKVTQYKKGKDSLYAQGKQPYDGKHSGYYGQTKRIFQKKAKTTKKTVLRLERVEPSCRSKRMLAIKRCEHFALGGDKKRRGAK from the exons atggtggaag CTTTCTGTGCCAATAATGCTCCTGCAAACATTGTGAGTGTTCCTAAAACTCAGTGGATTTTCTGTAAGAAGTGTGGCAAGCACCAACCCCACAAAGTGACACAGTACAAGAAGGGCAAGGATTCTCTATATGCCCAGGGAAAACAGCCTTATGATGGGAAGCATAGTGGCTATTATGGACAGACTAAGCGGATTTTCCAAAAAAaggctaaaactacaaaaaagacTGTGCTAAGGCTTGAGCGCGTTGAGCCCAGCTGCAGATCTAAGAGAATGCTGGCTATTAAGAGATGCGAGCATTTTGCACTGGGAGGGGATAAGAAGAGAAGGGGGGCCAAGTGA